The DNA window TCGGTACAGGGATGGCGTTATCGACTACCCCGAGCAGGGGGCTGGGAGATGGCAGGTATTCCTGTAGCAACGCCATGAAGTCACGTGCGGTGAGGGGAGGTAAGCTTGAGGGGCTGGGGAACCGGGGCAGGCTCAGGCGCATGTCGAACTCCATCGGTAGATTTGACCGATGCAGGATATCCGAATGCGTACCTAAGCGATTTGATATAGCTCAGCCCCGGTGTAAACCTTCTTCAACGGCCCACACCGCAACTTCTACGCGAGAGCGCAGGTTCAGTTTCTTCAGCAGGTGTTTAACGTGAACTTTTACGGTGCCGTCGCTGATGTCCAACTTGCGACCAATCATTTTGTTGGACAGGCCTTCAGCGATCAGTTTGAGGATGTCTTTTTCGCGAGGTGTCAGGCTGTCGTAGTCCGGGCGAGATGACTTCTGGGGCTTGTTGGAGCGCAAAGCTTCTGCGAGCAGGGTAGTCAGACGGTCACTGATCACCAGTTTTCCAACCGCAGCTTGGTGCAGTTGGGCGATCATATCTTCGGGCTCCATGTCTTTCAGCAAGTAGCCGTCGGCACCGGCGCGTAAAGCGGCCACCACGTCGTCTTCCTGATCAGAAACCGTAAACATGATGATGCGGGAGCTGATGTTGTGTTCCCGCAGCTTTCTCAGGGCTTCAATGCCATCCATTTCCGGCATGTTCAGATCCATAAGAATCAGGTCCGGCTCTATTTTCAGGGCCAGCTCAATGCCTTCAGCACCACTGTTGGCTTCACCGGCCACGGTCATTTCCGGTTCCAGCTCGATTAACTGTTTAATGCCCCGGCGCAACAGCGGGTGATCATCAATCAAAAGAATGCTTGCAGGTGTCTCAGCCATGTTGGGTCTCGTTGAAAATCTATCTGGGTTCAGGCGTAGCTTGTTAGGCTCGGGATGAGGCTACGACTTTTCGGAATAAATGTTAAGGAAACTTCTACGCCACCGGTAGCGAGGTTCTCTACCTTCAGTTCGCCGCCGAGGGTTCGGGCCCGGTCGGTCATGATAATAAGGCCATAGTGATTAATCGGCTGACTGCCGTCGGGCAGCCCCTTGCCGTTGTCTCGAATCAAGGCTTTGACTTCTGGGGATTCGAACGTTACGTGAACTGAAATGTCTGTAGCGTTTGCGTGTTTGACTGCATTCGCCAAGGCTTCGCGGACAATCTGTAGGGTATGGATTTCTTCGTTTGGAGAAAGCGTTTGTGGTGGGAGTGTGTATTCAAACTCCACGCGCTTGGCCAATCGCTCGGAAAATTCGTCGATGGTTTTGTTTAGAGCGCTGGCCAGATCTGGCGTGTCCAGTTGTAACCGGAAAGTGGCTAGTAATTCGCGCAATTGACGGTAGGCGCTGTTCAGGCCGGTACTGAACTCGTGCAAGATATCGTCATGGGCGGCTTGGTGCTCGCCGGTAATGTTAAGCCTGCGGAGCCGGGTGACCTGCATTTTCAGATAGGACAGAGACTGGGCCAAAGAATCGTGCAGCTCTCTGGCAATTATAGTGCGCTCTTCAACCAGGGTTTGTTGCTGTTCTTCGGTGATTTGTTTTTCCAAGAAAATGGCGGTGGCCAACTGGTCCGTCAATGTTTCCAGTAATCGACGTGACGTAGCTGGTAAATCCGTGTCGGCGGGGTACCACACTTCCAAGGTACCAAGAATTTGCCCGGGTATGCGAATGGGTAGCAGCAGTCTCCGTCCGTCGTTTTCCTGGGCGGGCAGTTCGTCAAAAGCTTCTGGTGTGACCAGGCAAGCATTGCAGTGGTGGTCGCGGCAATAGAACGGGCGCTTCTGACTGGCAGTTGTCACCGCTTCCACGGGTTTGTCGGTTTCTTTGTCATGGAGGTACAGCTTGATCGGGCCGATGCGCAAGATTTTTTCGAGCTCTTGCAGCATCGGAATAGCGCCGCTGCACAGATCGTGGTTGGCAAACAAATTGCGACTTGTTGCGTGCATCACCTGAAGCGCCGTATGGCTGACTTCCAGCTCTTCGGTCTTTTCCCGAGCTCGGTCTTCCAGCTCCTGATAGGTCAGCGCGAGTTCGCTGGTCATTTGGTCAAAGGCGTGGCCAAGTTGCGCCAGCTCATCTGAGCCCTTCAGATTGGCTCGCTGGGTAAAATCTTGTTCGCCAACGGCGCTGGCAATACTGACCAGCTTGCTAAGCGGGCGTAATATCCGGTTTTTGAGATCGAGAAACAACGCGACCACGATGAGTACTGAAAATATCAGGCTGATGATCTGTATCAGATGCAAAAGGTCTATTCGAGCCTCGGTTCGCTCCTCAAGCATAAACACCAGTTTATTGACTTCTTCGGTAAAGCGGTCCACTTCGGCAATCATCTGCGCGGTTATCTGTGTGCCTTGTGGATGAGCTTCCATCATTGGCCGCAGGCTGGTTTTCCAAAGATTGATAATAAGGCGATGTTGTCGTGTTAGAGGGTGCTCGCTGCCGTCGGGTATTAATGAAGTGATGGCCGTAGTTGAGAGTTGGCTTTCATAGGCGCTAAAGGGGGCGAAATCTTGTGACGTTTCGGGCTGTGCCGGCAAAGCACTCTTCCGGGTCAGCAATTGATTGGCCCTCATACGCAGTGCACCAGCAGCGTTGATGGCCGTCGCGCTGCCTTCAATGCTTTTAGAGATGGTGAGCGTTGCGGTCATGCTGACGATAGAGGTCAATACAATCGCACTGACAGCCAGAATAATCCGGTTTACTAAGGGACTTTTTGCCATGGTTAGAAATTGGGGCCGTGTTGTCTTTTGAAATGCGCGAACGTCTTAGAGTATGACTCTAAAATTGGATACCCGATACCTCTTTGAGGATAGTCAATTACCTCGACAGGCTGTATCCCATCATAGCCTTTGACCCGAAAACTGCAAAAAGCTGAAACTAGCGAATGGCATAGAAAAGGGTCGCCACATGCTTGAACAACAAGAAAGGGATGAAGAAAAGTGCGCCTCGCTCGCCATCATTCTGCCATTGGCGGTGACCGGTTTTATCGTCGCAGCGGGGTGCTGGACCCTGTTTGCAGTGGTGGGTGTCCATTTAAGAGCGGAACTGGCTTTAAACAGCGTGCAATTCGGTATTTTATTGGCGGCACCTATGGCCTCGGGAGCCTTGTTGGCGATACCTGCAGGTTTGGCGGCCCAGCGTTACGGTGCCCGGGTTGTAATGCTTTGGTGCCTCACAGGTCTAGCGTTGTGCATGGTGTTGTTTCTGGTCGCCAGTAATTTTATCAGTTACTTGGTTGTCGCCAGCGGACTCGGCTTAGCTGGGGGCTTCTACAGTGCGGGCCTGCAGTTTGTGACCAGTCATTGCCAGACTAGGTATATGGGGTTTGTGCTGGGGCTTTTCGGGGCTGGAGTGACTGGCGCAGGGCTCAGCTATTATCTCGTTCCTTTGTTTCATTCTGCGTACACCTGGCAAGGCGTTCCGTTGGTTTATCTTGTTGTTTTGCTGTTGGTGACCACCTTGCTGGTGCTGGTCACCGATAACGAAATGGATAGCCAGGAATCTGTTCAAATCCCTCCGATGCAGCACTTGTTGCTGATAATTCGCCAAGGACAGGCGTTGTGGTTCTGCCTTTATTTTGGCGTGGTGGCCGGTAGTTTTTTCTCTTTAGCTCTGTGGTTGCCGGACTTTCTATCGGCGCAGTTTCGTTTGGATCTGGGAACCGGCGCCGGCTTGGCTCAGTGGTTCGTGATTCCGGGGGCGTTGGCTCAAATCGCCGGAGGCGGTTTGTCGGATGTTTTCGGCAGTGTGAAAGTCGTCACGCGATCGTTGACCCTTTGTTTATTGGCGCTTGCTGGTCTTGCCCTGCCTTCCGCCACCTTGTTTGTTTCGGGGGCCGATGGCGTGGTGGCAATGGAATTTGCGCTGCCGCTTGTGATGGAAAGCCTAATGGTGGTCACACTGGGCGTTGCTATGGGCTGTGCCATGGGAGGGCTTCAGAGAAAGGTAATCCTTGCAAATCGGGACCAGGCAGCCTTGTTCGCTGGGTTCCTTCTGGTAGCGGCCTGTTCAGTTGCTTTCATTTTACTGGTTGTTTTTGCCGCAATTTACCAGTGGTTGGGCACACCAGGAGCTGTATTTGTGATTCTCCTGTTGCTGTTAAGTGCCAGCTTGATTCTGCTCGTCAAAAAACTACATCGCTTTG is part of the Marinobacter sp. JH2 genome and encodes:
- a CDS encoding MFS transporter — translated: MLEQQERDEEKCASLAIILPLAVTGFIVAAGCWTLFAVVGVHLRAELALNSVQFGILLAAPMASGALLAIPAGLAAQRYGARVVMLWCLTGLALCMVLFLVASNFISYLVVASGLGLAGGFYSAGLQFVTSHCQTRYMGFVLGLFGAGVTGAGLSYYLVPLFHSAYTWQGVPLVYLVVLLLVTTLLVLVTDNEMDSQESVQIPPMQHLLLIIRQGQALWFCLYFGVVAGSFFSLALWLPDFLSAQFRLDLGTGAGLAQWFVIPGALAQIAGGGLSDVFGSVKVVTRSLTLCLLALAGLALPSATLFVSGADGVVAMEFALPLVMESLMVVTLGVAMGCAMGGLQRKVILANRDQAALFAGFLLVAACSVAFILLVVFAAIYQWLGTPGAVFVILLLLLSASLILLVKKLHRFANY
- the narL gene encoding two-component system response regulator NarL — encoded protein: MAETPASILLIDDHPLLRRGIKQLIELEPEMTVAGEANSGAEGIELALKIEPDLILMDLNMPEMDGIEALRKLREHNISSRIIMFTVSDQEDDVVAALRAGADGYLLKDMEPEDMIAQLHQAAVGKLVISDRLTTLLAEALRSNKPQKSSRPDYDSLTPREKDILKLIAEGLSNKMIGRKLDISDGTVKVHVKHLLKKLNLRSRVEVAVWAVEEGLHRG
- a CDS encoding histidine kinase; translated protein: MAKSPLVNRIILAVSAIVLTSIVSMTATLTISKSIEGSATAINAAGALRMRANQLLTRKSALPAQPETSQDFAPFSAYESQLSTTAITSLIPDGSEHPLTRQHRLIINLWKTSLRPMMEAHPQGTQITAQMIAEVDRFTEEVNKLVFMLEERTEARIDLLHLIQIISLIFSVLIVVALFLDLKNRILRPLSKLVSIASAVGEQDFTQRANLKGSDELAQLGHAFDQMTSELALTYQELEDRAREKTEELEVSHTALQVMHATSRNLFANHDLCSGAIPMLQELEKILRIGPIKLYLHDKETDKPVEAVTTASQKRPFYCRDHHCNACLVTPEAFDELPAQENDGRRLLLPIRIPGQILGTLEVWYPADTDLPATSRRLLETLTDQLATAIFLEKQITEEQQQTLVEERTIIARELHDSLAQSLSYLKMQVTRLRRLNITGEHQAAHDDILHEFSTGLNSAYRQLRELLATFRLQLDTPDLASALNKTIDEFSERLAKRVEFEYTLPPQTLSPNEEIHTLQIVREALANAVKHANATDISVHVTFESPEVKALIRDNGKGLPDGSQPINHYGLIIMTDRARTLGGELKVENLATGGVEVSLTFIPKSRSLIPSLTSYA